The following DNA comes from Halorhabdus tiamatea SARL4B.
GAGCGGACGAGTCCGGTTCTTGGCGGCCCTCCTCGCACTCCTGGCGCTGGGCGCGATCAGCGAGTTCGGTCCAGCGGGAGAAATAGCCGGATTCGACGTCGACGCCGTCCTCGCCTGGTTCGGGCTCGCGATCCTCGTCGTCTTCGGCGCATTGACCGTCCGTGATCGGTATCTGGCCGGGCGACGCACCGAGTTTCGGGAGGAGCGGCCCTAGAAAACAGCGATCTGACGTTCAGGCGACTCTGTTTTCGAGTTCGTCGCGATCACCGTCCGCGAGGATCTGCTCGACGTTCGGCGCGACGATGTCGGCCAGTCGCTCGTAGTACTCGGGCGTGTGCCCGGAGACGTGGGGCGTGATGAGGACGTTCTCGAAGTCCCACAGCGGGTGGTCGTTGGGGAGCGGTTCGGGGTCGGTCACGTCCAGGGCCGCCCCGCGGAGGTGGTTCTGACGGAGCGCGGCGAGGAGAGCGTCCGTATCCACGATCGGTCCGCGGGCGACGTTGACGAGCACCGCCGAGGGCGGCAGCGTCTTGAGTTCGTCGGCACCGATCAGCCCGCGCGTCTCCTCGGTGAGCGGGCTGGCGACGGCGACGTACTCCGCGCCGACGAGTGCCTCGTGGATCTCGTCGAGTCCATAGACCTCGTCGGTCGGTCCCCCCTTTTCAGGGGTGTAGCGGACGCCGACGGTCGTCACGTCGAACCCTTCCAGGCGTTCGACGATCGTCTGTCCGATCGCGCCCATCCCCACGATCACGACCCGGCTCCCGGTGAGTTCCGACGACTGGAAGTGTCGCCACTCGTGGCGGTCCTGCTGGCGACGGGCGCGCCCGAAGTTTCGGGCGATCGAGAGGAACGCACCGACGACGTGCTCGGCGATGTTCGGACCGTGGACGCCCGCGGCGTTGGTGACGGCGATGCCCCGATCGGCGAACGTCTCAAGCGGGAGGTGTTCGTAGCCCGCGTACATGCAGGCGAACAGTTCGAGCGCCTCGGCACGGTCGAGTAGCTCCTGCCGGAAGTGCCCGCCCGAGACGACCGGCGCGTCGGTCACCATCGCCCGCTCCTCGGCCGGCGTCTGGGCCGTCCGGACGGTCACTTCGTCGGGCAGGCGATCCCGGAGCGCGTCGGCGTAGGCAGCCCCTGGAATCCCGTGCGGTTTTTGGCGTAACACGAGAACGTCGGGGCGCTCGGGACTCACGTCTCTGTCCTCCATCGGGCACTCTCGGTAGCTTCGCGCATGATTCAGTGATCGGACGGCGACGGCAAAAAGGGTAGCGCGTGCGGACCGGGCGGGCGTCGAACGGTCGTGACCCGCCGTTCGTGAGAATAGTACAGAGCGACACTCAAACCCGAGAATAAACGATCGTGAACGGTTCGAACGGACGGTCACCTATAGGACGATCCCGGTGGGAAGTGAGACTGACATGGGTGTCTCAGTATCGATTCTCGTCGTCGAAGACGACCCGGATCTGCGGAGCCTCCACCGTCTCTGGCTTGCCGAGGACTACGACGTCCAGGCAGTCGCCGACGGCGAGTCCGCCCTCGAGCACGCAGACGGGACCGTCGACGTCGTGTTGCTGGACCGAGACCTGCCTGGCATAGACGGAGATACCGTCGCTCGCAGACTCGACAGCAACGGATTCCGGGGTTCGATCGCCATGGTGACCGGCCAGGCACCCGATCCGTCCGTCGCGACCCTCCCGATCGAGGACTACGTCACGAAACCGGTCGACGCGGGCGAACTTGGTGCAGTCGTCGACCGGTTGATCGCTCGTCGTGCGGTACCGCCATCAGTACAGACCCTGTTCGGGTTGCTCACGCGACGCGCTCGCCTGGAAGCCAGTCTCGATCCGGGCCACCTTGCGGACAGCGACTCCGTCGAGGAACTCACCCAGCGAATCGACGGCGAGTGGGAGACCGTGAGAGCGGAAACACCGGCGGCGCAAGTGCTGTCTATGGCCGAAGAGTGTCTGCCGCCAGTCGTCGACTGGGGGCGGCCAGCCGAAGTCGTGAGTCGGATCGAGCAGTAAACGCGACAGTTGACCCGGATCGAGGACAGGACTTTTAAGAGTACCCGGGTCAGGATTGGGGTATGGAGCGGACAGACGTCGCAGTCGTCGGCGGCGGGCCCGGTGGGGCCGCGGCTGCCCGCACGGCGGCAATAGCTGGCGCTGACGTCACACTCTTCGAAAAGGGGATCCCGCGGGCCGACCGGGACGGACTCGGCCCGGACTCGACAGATGCCGCAGGTATTCTCGACTACTGGGTCGACATCATGGACGAGGATCCGGCCGAGATTCCGGACGGCGTCGTACTCAGAGAACTCGACGGCGCGACCTTCCACGGCCCCAGCGAGTCGATGACGATCACGGATACCGGTCTCGACGGATCTTACGACGGCTTTGGCTTTACGGTCCATCGCGCCCGGTTCGACGACTGGCTTCGCCAACGGGCCGAAGCTGCCGGTGCCGACTACCGCGTCGGGACGAGCGTGACTGACGTCGAGACGGACCTCACTGGGTCGTCCCCGACGCACACGCTGTCGCTCGCCGGCGGGGGAGCGATAGAGGCTGACGCGCTGGTACTCGCGGACGGCCCCCAGCGGACCGTGACCCTCGACGCTCTCGACCAGTTCCTCCCCGACGACGAGAGCGCGGGGGAGTACCTCTCGCCGGACCGAGCGAATCACATCGCCTATCAAGAGCACCGTCGCATGCCGGCGGAACTGTTCAATCCCGATCACATCGAGTTCTGGTGGGGCGTCATGCCCGGCCACACGGCCTACCCCTGGATCTTCCCGAACGACGGGCGCGTCGCCCGGATCGGCCTCACGATGCCGATCGGGATGGACATCGACGACGTCGCCGACCGCGAGGACTACGCGCTGCTCGATCCCGACGACGACTCTATTCCGCCCGGTCGCGTCTACATTCGGCGGCTCCTCCAGCGTGAGTTCCCGGGGTACGACCTCGAGGACTTCCCGATCGTCGAAGACCGGGGCAAGCAATCCGGCACCGAGGCCTACCCGATCTCCTCGACCCGGCCCGTCGAGTCGCCCACGGGCGCGAACGTGGCGGTCGTCGGCGGCGCGATGGGCGGGACGTCCGCGTTCCACGAGGGCGGCGATCACGTCGCCATTCGGACGGGAAAGATCGCGGGGGAGCTCGCAGCCACGGACAAAATGGAGCGCTACAACGCGGCGTGGAAGGAAGCGCTGGGCCCCGAGATCCGTCGAAGCGTCACGTTTGCCGACCTGGTTCGTGACATGAAACCGGCGGACTGGGACCGGAACTTCCAGACGGTTCGGCGGATGCTCGAGAGCAAGGGGTCGCGCAAGCGACAGGCGATCGCGGCGGGACGTAGCGGAATCAGCGTCTATCTTCGCTACCGACGCAAGCGATGGTCCTATCGCCGTGACCGGTACGTCCAACTACCGGAATCGAGATACACAGTCTGAAACTGGTCTTCGATACGAGGAGCGCCTCGGTGTCACGAGATCGGCGGCCACTGTAGCCGTTCCAGCGCAACATCCATGTCCGGCTGGGCCTGTGTCAGAGTGTGAATATCGAAGCCCCGTCGATGAGCGACGTCGACATACTCGCGGATCTCTGGGTCGACCTCGCCGACGGACAGCGTGCGTTCGGAACGCATCTCGCCGCGAGCGCGAACAGATCACCGGTTCGCGAGTCGATCAGTCGCCACGTGGTGACGGGCCGAATTCGAGTCGCCCGTGCGGACGACCGTATCGTCGGCTTCGTGATGTTTACCCTCGAGTCGGACACGCTCGACCGGACTGTCCCGCGCGGGATCGTCGAGAACCTCTACGTCGTTCCCGACCGGCGTGAAGAAGGCATCGGGACGGAGCTCCTCGAGATCGCCGAGGCAGAGCTACGGGACGAAGGGGCGACCGTCGTCGCCCTCGACGTCCTGGCCGACAACGAGGCTGCCCGGGCATTCTACCGATCCCACGGGTACGACCCCCACCGCCTGACCGTCGAGAAGTCGATCGAAAGCGATACCTCTTCAAAGGGCCAGCGGTAACTACCGACTGCGCCAGGGGAGCTTGGGTGGTTCAAGCACTCGACTTGTAATCGAGAATGCGTGGGTTCAAATCCCACCCCTGGCTTTTTCGTCAATTTGAACCGCGTGAAAACCACCGAAGAGAGTCAACACCGACAGTTAAGAGACAGCGGTCACTCGATGTGGCCTTCGCGCCGGAGCTGGTCTGCGTCCTGGCTGTCGTATCGCCATTCGATCGTCGCCTTCTCGTCCTGCCAGTCCCACGGCTCGGCGATGACAACGTCGTCCTCTTCGATCCAGACGCGGTACTTCATGCGGCCAGGGATCCGACCCATGCGAGTCTCGCCGTCCGCACACCGCAACCGGACGTGGTTCCCGCCGAGGTGTTCTGTGACGACCGCGAACACTTCGTCGCTGTTGGGCATGCGGAGGTTCCGCCGGCCCGATTCTTCACTCATACTGGCCCCTACGAGCGGGGCACGATTAAGTCATCCGCGATTCCCGGTATCGTGTGACACGCACTCGACGGTGCTGGCTGTCGGTCGATTCCGGAAACTACTGAACGATCGAGCGCGAGCAACCGGTACGCGTGCTCATCAGCCACTACTTCGAGTGGGAGGGCGTCATCACCGGCGGCCACGCCCAGTCGGTGGCGAACCAGCGGAAGATGCTCGACGCCCGCAACGTCGAGTACACGACCGAACCCGTCCTGGACGCCGACATCCTCCATCTCAACAACATGGGCCCACGATCGATTTACTACGCGAAGCGGGCCAAACGCGCTGACGTCCCGGTCGTCGTGCATACCCATCAGACCGCCGAAGACTTCCGAGAGAGTTTTGCGTTTTCGAACACGCTGGCCCGCCCGATGCGGCCGTACCTCGAATATGCGTACTCGCTTGCGGACCACCTGATCTGTCCGTCCGAACACAACCGCGAGGTGATCGATGGATACGCCGACGCACCGAAGACAGTCCTCTCGAACGGTTTCGATCCAGACCGACTGACTGGCTTCGAGTCGCTCCGCGAAGAATACCTCAAGCGGTACGACCTCGATCCACCGGTGGTCTTCACGGTGGGTCACGTCATCCCCCGGAAGGGACTGGAAGCGTTTGTCGAGACGGCCCGCGCCATGCCGGACCTCGACTTCGTCTGGTTCGGCTATTTAAATCCGACCGGCGGCGGACCTGTCGATCGACTCCTTCGATCCAGTGAGACCACCCAACTCGTCGAGAACGCGCCCGAGAACTGCACCTTCACCGGCTACGTCGAGGCCATTCGAGGGGCCTTCGCGGCCGGCGACGTCTTCTTTTTCCCGACGAAAAACGAAAACGAAGGGATGGCGCTACTGGAGGCAATGGCCTGTCGTCGCCCGCCGGTCGTCCGGGACATCCCAACTTTCGAGTGGCTCGAAGACGGCGAGGACAGTCTGAAAGCCACCGAGGACTTCACGGAACCACTCGATCGACTGCGCGATCCGGACCTGCGTGAACGCCTCGGCGAGCGGGCTGCCAAGCGGAGCGAAGCCTTCACGCTCGAGGCCATCGGTGACGATCTGGTCGATCTCTATCGGCGCGTCCTGGACGAATCTATCGAAGAATGACAGTTTCGGAGACGAATGGAGCGCCAGCGGCGTGTCGGAGTGTATCACGTCTCACAGAGTTGGCTTACGTCTGGAAAACGTAGGACGGATATGAACTACGATCAGGCACTCGACCGCGCGTACGACTCGCTTCCTGAGCGGCCCTCAGATGGCGACGAGCGACTTTCCGTCCCCGATCCGGAGGCCCAGACCGACGGCGCGTTCACGCGACTCACCAACCTGCGGGAGATCGCCGAGGCCCTCTCGCGAGAGGCCGAGCACCTCCATCGCTCGATCCAGCGCGACCTCGGCACGAGCGGGCAGTTCGACGGGGATCGCGCCCGGTACAACGGCTCGTTCGACGCCGACGATTTCAGCGCCGCGATCGACCGCTACGTCACGGAGTTCGTCACCTGTTCGGAGTGTGGACTGCCGGACACCGTGTTGACGACCGAGGACGGCATCGAGATGCTTCGCTGCCAGGCCTGTGGGGCCTTCCGACCGGTCGAGACGGGCACCACGTCGAGCAGCACGCAGGCCGACCGGCCAACCGTCGAGGAGGGCAAGACCTACGAGGTCGAGATCGTCGGCACCGGCCGGAAGGGTGACGGCGTCGCCGAGAAAGGCAACTACACTATCTTCGTCCCCGGCGCACAGGAGGGCGACGTCGTCTCCGCGTACATCGAGTCGATCAACGGCCACCTCGCGTTCGCACAGCTAGCCTGACCGGTTCGCCGTCATTGGGTTTCTTGGGCGCCACCGGCGTCGATGACACGGCCAAGAAACAGCAAAGCGTCGGTCGGCCGGTCGCGGATACAGAAGAGGAACGGCCGATCGAGACGCAGTTCACCCCACTCCGGCGGGGCCGATTCGTCCATCACCACGGCGGTCGCGGCGGCGGCTTCAGTCCCGTCCTCGTCGATGGTGAGGAAGGCATCGTGGTACACGTCGTCGATGAATGGGCCATCCCCGTTCTCGACCATCCCGCCGAAATCCGCATCGCTTCTAAAGGGCAAGGGCATCCCGAGTGCAGCCAGTGCGTCGCGCAACTGCACCTCGGTCTCGAACGCGAATTTCGGCACGGCGAGGTCGCCGGCCGCGTCACTCAATTCCGCAAAGATCCCGAACAGTCGATCGGCGTCCAGCGTTTGCTCGAAGGCCGCGAACTCCCCCTCGTCGGGCAGGAGGAACACCATCGAGACGTCCTGACCAACGTACGGGAGTTCGATGGCTTCGGCCCCGTCGACTGCGGCGTAGTTCGTCCGAAGGTGCTGGTGCATGAACGGGACGGTCGAGTCGGTGCCGTCCAACGCCGTGAACGTGTCGTCTTCAGTATCCGCCGGATCGAACTGCTGGTACCAACTCGCCATGAAGTAGATGGCGTTGGTGAGTACCAGCACCGTTTGGGTAGCAATGGAACCCCCTGGCAGCAACTCGTCGATGCGGCCCTCGGTCGCCTCGGCCACCCACTCGTTGATACGCTCGCGTTCGCCGTCGGGATCACCGGCAAAGTCAGCCCGTCGGAGGCCGGCGTCGTAGTGCGTGTCGAGGAAGTCGAGGTACCCCTCGGCGAACGCGTAGTCCTCCCGACCCCACAGCGCGTTGGCAATGTCGAGCTGGAAGGCGTCGACTGTCTCGTCACTCCGAGGATCGACCGTCGTTTCGCGTGCGGCGAGCGCCGCTCGAAGGTCGCCGAAGCCGGAGTGGACTTCGCCGCCGAGTGTATACTTGAGTGTCGCTCCCATCTGCTCGCGCGTCTCGCCGCGAGCCCCCGCGTACGTCATCGCCAGCGCCGCGGAGATGCTGTACGGCGAAATGAACAGGTTGCCCCTTTCTTGCCCAGCCAGGTGCGCGTGCAGGTCGAGTGCGAACGCAGCGTTGCCGGCCGCCAGTTCGGCGAGGCGTTCCTCGTCGATAGTCGACGGGTCCGACTGTGTCTCCGTCCCTGTCACGGTCGGTGTGTCCGATCCGCCCGCGTCCGACGTCGTCGGCGTCCCGCCATCGTCGAGACACCCTGCGAGGGCGGCCGTGGCGAGTGCCCCCGAGCGTGCTAAAAGGTCTCGTCTGTTCGTCTGCATACGTCATCTACTGATCAGACGACAATAAGACTGCCGTAGCCACAAACACCCGGTTGATTCAGATACGCAAACGTGGACAAAGCAACGGAAACAGCGGCCGGCGTCACGCGAGTTGCACGTCGTCGATCTCGAAGTGCCGGGCCGCGAGTCGGCGGGCGAGTTCGATCGTCCGTCCGTCTGCACCGATCGCCGCGCCGGTATCGGCCTCGTCGACGTCAGCGAAGGCGACGCGTTCCTCGTCGCGGTCCTCGATCGTAACGTCGTAGACCGCGGCCGGCGCGAGTGCGTTGGCGACGAACCCTTCTGGAGTTGGCGCGTCTTCGACGAGCGTGACGTCCCGACCGAGGCGATCCTCGATCCGGGAGACCGTCTCGCCGTCCCGGCCGATCGCCTTCCCGACTTCACCGGCCTTGACGACGAAGGCGATCCGGTCGTGATCGTCGTCGATGAGACAGTCCTTGATGGTGACCTCGGCGATCTCTTCGGCGACGACGATCGCCCGTCGCTCGTCGTCCGAAAGCGAGATCGTCACGGATCAGTCGGCTGCGCCGCCACCGGTGTGGCTGCCCATCCGGAGGTTGACGTCGCCGGTGCCGAGTTTGATCGGCTTGCCGACGATGACGTTCTCCGTGACGCCGTCGAGGGCATCGATCTCGCCGTGGATGGCAGCGTCGAGGAGGTGTGAGACGGTGACCTCGAAGGCCGCCCGGGCAAGGACGGAGTCCTTGCTGCCGGAGATGCCGTGACGCCCGATCGACTCGATGACTCCGTTGTTGGTCATGATGTCGGCGACCAACATGAGATGCCGGACGTTCACGTCGTCCAACCCCTGCTCTTCGAGCGTGTTCATCGTCTCGTCGATGATGGCCTCGCGGGCGGCCTCGACGCCCAGATTGCTGTAGATCTCGTGGATGTTGTTACAGGTCGTCCGGGAGGCGTCGACGCCCTCGATGGAAAGCACGTCACCGAAAGCCGACCCCTCGGTGTAGAGGATGAACTCCTCCTCGCCGTCGTCCATCTCCTCTTTGCGGATGACGACCCGGGAGACTTCCTCGATGCCCTTGAAGACGATCTCGCGTAACTCCTCGACGAGCTGGAGGAGATCCCGGTAGGACGGCTCCTCGGGCCCGAACTGGATGACGGTCTCCGTGCGCTGGGTTTCGACGCCGAGCTGGGATTCGATGGTGTTGGCGATCTCTTCGGCGACCGCGTCGACGCTGTCGGCGGTCGGCCAGCGTTCCTCGAGGGTGTCGGGGTTGAGGTTGATCTGGACAGCCATGTCCGCGACGTTCGTCGAAATGTCTCCCAGCGCGAGGATGCGCGTCGCCTCGATCTTCCAGACGACCTCGTGGGCGCGCTCGCGCTCGGTGGCGTACTCGCCGTCCAGATGAACGGTCATCATCGGCGTGTCGGGCTCCTTGCGGGCGTCGACCAGCTCGATGAGTCGGGGCAGCCCCTGGGTGACGTCGATCTCGGCGACACCCGCATAGTGGAAGGTGTTCATCGTGTTGTGAGTCACGACACCCTGTGCGGTGGTGAACGTCTCCAGACCGGCCACCGAGAAGTCGTATACGTACTCGCCCTCGGGTTCGACGGTCTGGATGGATTCGATCCGTTCCCAGACGACATCGCCGTCGACTGCCCGTTCGAGTGCATCCAGTTGCGGGGGACGCTCCTCGGCCGCTTGGTCGATCTGCTCGACGAGCGAAACGAGACGGTTGCGACCGACTCGCTGGCGCTTGTGAGCGCTATTGACCTGGCGTGATGGGATGCCCGCCGCTTCGGCCGCCTGTTTAAGCGAATCTCCGAAGTTCGGGAGCTGATCCGTCGTATCCGGGCCGTCGGTGTCGACGTCGGCCGCCAGATCCTCGAGTTCGTTGCCGCGCTCACCGACCATCCCAATGCGATCCGCGAACGCCGGAACGAACTTCTTGGGTACCCGAAGCGTCTTAGAGTCCTCTTGCGTGCCGAACGTCGCGTAAATATCGAACCGTGCCAGCAGAAGCGTGACACCGTCGATCAGTTCATCGGACGTCGAGCTGGCGCGGACGGCGTTTTTGCCAACGTTTCCGTCCCCGCTGAAGTATGCTGAGAGGAGCCCCCGGACAAAGGAGGACGTTGCACCGAACGCGAAGTCCGGGACAGCCTTCTCGCCGTCCACGGTGCAGACTTCTCGCAGGAAGTCAGCGAGAACGGTACCATTGACGCGAACGTCGTAACCAGTGGCGAATCCGCTGTCGTTCTCGTATTCGTTGACGGAGAGATCGAAGCGCTCCGCGAACGCACGGACCCGATTCTGGAACGTCTCGTCGACGTTCGAGATGGAAACGTAGTGATCCGTCAGGTTCCCCTCGGCGAGGAACGCCCCGACGAAGAATCCGGTTTCCTCGTCGAGCGGGAACTGTTCGGGCAGCCCGACCGTTCCCTGGACGGGGTAGACAGCGTGTTCCTCGATCTCGCCGGCTTCGAGCGCCTGGCGTTTGTTCCGGATCTGGTCTTCACCGCCGGGGAGCGTCGCGGTCCCACCATCGGTCAGGGTCGACGTGTACCAGTAGTCACTCGCAGGGAGATACTCGCGAAGGTCCACGGAATCCTGTTCGTCACCGTCGAGCGAACGGACGACGGGTAACCAGTCGCCATCGTCGAGATTACTCCCTTCGACAGGGATGATCTCGTTGTCC
Coding sequences within:
- a CDS encoding D-2-hydroxyacid dehydrogenase, translating into MEDRDVSPERPDVLVLRQKPHGIPGAAYADALRDRLPDEVTVRTAQTPAEERAMVTDAPVVSGGHFRQELLDRAEALELFACMYAGYEHLPLETFADRGIAVTNAAGVHGPNIAEHVVGAFLSIARNFGRARRQQDRHEWRHFQSSELTGSRVVIVGMGAIGQTIVERLEGFDVTTVGVRYTPEKGGPTDEVYGLDEIHEALVGAEYVAVASPLTEETRGLIGADELKTLPPSAVLVNVARGPIVDTDALLAALRQNHLRGAALDVTDPEPLPNDHPLWDFENVLITPHVSGHTPEYYERLADIVAPNVEQILADGDRDELENRVA
- a CDS encoding serpin family protein, which codes for MQTNRRDLLARSGALATAALAGCLDDGGTPTTSDAGGSDTPTVTGTETQSDPSTIDEERLAELAAGNAAFALDLHAHLAGQERGNLFISPYSISAALAMTYAGARGETREQMGATLKYTLGGEVHSGFGDLRAALAARETTVDPRSDETVDAFQLDIANALWGREDYAFAEGYLDFLDTHYDAGLRRADFAGDPDGERERINEWVAEATEGRIDELLPGGSIATQTVLVLTNAIYFMASWYQQFDPADTEDDTFTALDGTDSTVPFMHQHLRTNYAAVDGAEAIELPYVGQDVSMVFLLPDEGEFAAFEQTLDADRLFGIFAELSDAAGDLAVPKFAFETEVQLRDALAALGMPLPFRSDADFGGMVENGDGPFIDDVYHDAFLTIDEDGTEAAAATAVVMDESAPPEWGELRLDRPFLFCIRDRPTDALLFLGRVIDAGGAQETQ
- a CDS encoding NusA-like transcription termination signal-binding factor, translating into MTISLSDDERRAIVVAEEIAEVTIKDCLIDDDHDRIAFVVKAGEVGKAIGRDGETVSRIEDRLGRDVTLVEDAPTPEGFVANALAPAAVYDVTIEDRDEERVAFADVDEADTGAAIGADGRTIELARRLAARHFEIDDVQLA
- a CDS encoding DNA-directed RNA polymerase subunit A'', which produces MTDTPTEYDPMNRYGTVDTDIAAVVEDTDLPRRLKTRVYEAIEDRDGVTIEQADDIAKAVESRYLDTRVDPLDPVGTVSAQSIGEPGTQMSIPGDERVIVRRDGETDVTEIGSLVDGLTSVRETTTVEGHEVISAPEGMEVPSLRADERVEWKPLEQVSRHEAPDELLRFELESGRTIRATKAHSFVTREDNEIIPVEGSNLDDGDWLPVVRSLDGDEQDSVDLREYLPASDYWYTSTLTDGGTATLPGGEDQIRNKRQALEAGEIEEHAVYPVQGTVGLPEQFPLDEETGFFVGAFLAEGNLTDHYVSISNVDETFQNRVRAFAERFDLSVNEYENDSGFATGYDVRVNGTVLADFLREVCTVDGEKAVPDFAFGATSSFVRGLLSAYFSGDGNVGKNAVRASSTSDELIDGVTLLLARFDIYATFGTQEDSKTLRVPKKFVPAFADRIGMVGERGNELEDLAADVDTDGPDTTDQLPNFGDSLKQAAEAAGIPSRQVNSAHKRQRVGRNRLVSLVEQIDQAAEERPPQLDALERAVDGDVVWERIESIQTVEPEGEYVYDFSVAGLETFTTAQGVVTHNTMNTFHYAGVAEIDVTQGLPRLIELVDARKEPDTPMMTVHLDGEYATERERAHEVVWKIEATRILALGDISTNVADMAVQINLNPDTLEERWPTADSVDAVAEEIANTIESQLGVETQRTETVIQFGPEEPSYRDLLQLVEELREIVFKGIEEVSRVVIRKEEMDDGEEEFILYTEGSAFGDVLSIEGVDASRTTCNNIHEIYSNLGVEAAREAIIDETMNTLEEQGLDDVNVRHLMLVADIMTNNGVIESIGRHGISGSKDSVLARAAFEVTVSHLLDAAIHGEIDALDGVTENVIVGKPIKLGTGDVNLRMGSHTGGGAAD
- a CDS encoding translation initiation factor IF-2 subunit beta; translated protein: MNYDQALDRAYDSLPERPSDGDERLSVPDPEAQTDGAFTRLTNLREIAEALSREAEHLHRSIQRDLGTSGQFDGDRARYNGSFDADDFSAAIDRYVTEFVTCSECGLPDTVLTTEDGIEMLRCQACGAFRPVETGTTSSSTQADRPTVEEGKTYEVEIVGTGRKGDGVAEKGNYTIFVPGAQEGDVVSAYIESINGHLAFAQLA
- a CDS encoding response regulator; this translates as MGSETDMGVSVSILVVEDDPDLRSLHRLWLAEDYDVQAVADGESALEHADGTVDVVLLDRDLPGIDGDTVARRLDSNGFRGSIAMVTGQAPDPSVATLPIEDYVTKPVDAGELGAVVDRLIARRAVPPSVQTLFGLLTRRARLEASLDPGHLADSDSVEELTQRIDGEWETVRAETPAAQVLSMAEECLPPVVDWGRPAEVVSRIEQ
- a CDS encoding NAD(P)/FAD-dependent oxidoreductase, with protein sequence MERTDVAVVGGGPGGAAAARTAAIAGADVTLFEKGIPRADRDGLGPDSTDAAGILDYWVDIMDEDPAEIPDGVVLRELDGATFHGPSESMTITDTGLDGSYDGFGFTVHRARFDDWLRQRAEAAGADYRVGTSVTDVETDLTGSSPTHTLSLAGGGAIEADALVLADGPQRTVTLDALDQFLPDDESAGEYLSPDRANHIAYQEHRRMPAELFNPDHIEFWWGVMPGHTAYPWIFPNDGRVARIGLTMPIGMDIDDVADREDYALLDPDDDSIPPGRVYIRRLLQREFPGYDLEDFPIVEDRGKQSGTEAYPISSTRPVESPTGANVAVVGGAMGGTSAFHEGGDHVAIRTGKIAGELAATDKMERYNAAWKEALGPEIRRSVTFADLVRDMKPADWDRNFQTVRRMLESKGSRKRQAIAAGRSGISVYLRYRRKRWSYRRDRYVQLPESRYTV
- a CDS encoding glycosyltransferase family 4 protein translates to MLISHYFEWEGVITGGHAQSVANQRKMLDARNVEYTTEPVLDADILHLNNMGPRSIYYAKRAKRADVPVVVHTHQTAEDFRESFAFSNTLARPMRPYLEYAYSLADHLICPSEHNREVIDGYADAPKTVLSNGFDPDRLTGFESLREEYLKRYDLDPPVVFTVGHVIPRKGLEAFVETARAMPDLDFVWFGYLNPTGGGPVDRLLRSSETTQLVENAPENCTFTGYVEAIRGAFAAGDVFFFPTKNENEGMALLEAMACRRPPVVRDIPTFEWLEDGEDSLKATEDFTEPLDRLRDPDLRERLGERAAKRSEAFTLEAIGDDLVDLYRRVLDESIEE
- a CDS encoding GNAT family N-acetyltransferase, giving the protein MSDVDILADLWVDLADGQRAFGTHLAASANRSPVRESISRHVVTGRIRVARADDRIVGFVMFTLESDTLDRTVPRGIVENLYVVPDRREEGIGTELLEIAEAELRDEGATVVALDVLADNEAARAFYRSHGYDPHRLTVEKSIESDTSSKGQR
- a CDS encoding translation initiation factor eIF-1A: MSEESGRRNLRMPNSDEVFAVVTEHLGGNHVRLRCADGETRMGRIPGRMKYRVWIEEDDVVIAEPWDWQDEKATIEWRYDSQDADQLRREGHIE